One Triticum dicoccoides isolate Atlit2015 ecotype Zavitan chromosome 5B, WEW_v2.0, whole genome shotgun sequence genomic window carries:
- the LOC119311878 gene encoding 26S proteasome non-ATPase regulatory subunit 10-like, whose product MAAAMEVDAGGEKPSEKELFLAAESGAAGVFSSLAPADLAAALSLRNEDGRSLIHVAASSARPEAVAALVAAGGDAVASAVNGKDEEGWAPIHSVASSGNAQIIDILLDHGANVDLTTDAGRTALHYAASKGRLNIAEMLIAHRANVNKKDKFGCTPLHRAASTGNAELCEYLLEEGADIDAVDKLGQSPLMHAVICEDRGVAFLLIRHGADVDIEDKEGYTVLGRASDSFRPALIDAAKAMLEG is encoded by the exons ATGGCCGCGGCAATGGAGGTCGACGCCGGCGGGGAGAAGCCGTCGGAGAAGGAGCTCTTCCTCGCCGCGGAGTCCGGGGCCGCCGGCGTCTTCTCCTCCCTCGCCCCCGCCGACCTcgccgcagccctctccctccgcaACGAGGACGGCCGCTCCCTCATCCacgtcgccgcctcctccgcccgccCCGAG GCCGTCGCCGCGCTTGTGGCTGCGGGGGGCGACGCCGTGGCGAGCGCCGTGAACGGGAAGGACGAGGAAGGGTGGGCGCCCATTCACTCGGTGGCCAGCAGCGGCAACGCCCAGATCATCGACATCCTGCTCGATCACG GTGCAAATGTTGATTTGACTACTGATGCTGGCCGAACTGCTCTTCACTATGCTGCTAGTAAAGGAAGGCTTAACATTGCTGAAATGCTGATAGCTCATCGTGCAAATGTCAACAAGAAAGATAAG TTTGGCTGCACACCCCTGCATAGAGCTGCGAGTACTGGAAATGCTGAGCTGTGTGAATACCTGCTTGAAGAAGGCGCAGATATTGATGCAGTTGACAAGCTAGGACAATCACCTCTAATGCATGCCGTCATATGCGAGGACAGAGGG GTTGCCTTTCTGCTGATCAGACATGGTGCCGATGTTGACATTGAAGACAAGGAGGGCTACACTGTCCTTGGCCGAGCCTCTGATAGCTTCAGGCCTGCACTGATTGATGCGGCCAAGGCAATGCTCGAAGGCTGA
- the LOC119311879 gene encoding lamin-like protein: MERRRAAWAAVLVAVAACAALPATTTANKIKVNWLPNTNYSGWEQEHGPFYKGDWLVFYYTAGQADVVEVNESGYNRCDASNAIYNYSKGRSFAFELNETKTYYFICSFGYCPGGMRLAIKSQKLPPPSPPPSAQHHRSAALAGPRAGVALYAAVAVLAALLRAV, from the exons ATGGAGCGGCGGAGGGCTGCGTGGGCCGCGGTGCTGGTGGCGGTGGCCGCGTGCGCGGCGctgccggcgacgacgacggcgaacaAGATCAAGGTCAACTGGTTGCCCAACACCAACTACTCCGGCTGGGAGCAGGAGCACGGCCCCTTCTACAAGGGCGACTGGCTCG TGTTCTACTACACGGCGGGGCAGGCGGACGTGGTGGAGGTGAACGAGTCCGGGTACAACCGGTGCGACGCCAGCAACGCCATCTACAACTACAGCAAGGGCCGCAGCTTCGCCTTCGAGCTCAACGAGACCAAGACCTACTACTTCATCTGCAGCTTCGGCTACTGCCCCGGCGGGATGCGGCTGGCCATCAAGTCCCAGaagctgccgccgccgtcgccgccgccctccgcgCAGCACCACCGCTCCGCCGCGCTCGCCGGGCCGCGCGCCGGGGTCGCCCtctacgccgccgtcgccgtcctcgCCGCGCTGCTCAGGGCGGTCTAG